In Desulfonatronospira thiodismutans ASO3-1, the sequence GTTTTAAACAGGCAAGGTATAGTGTCGCGGGAACAACACCTGATTTTTTCTGTATAGTTTGTTTTTTATGGTTAAACCTTTGAAGGAGGAAGAAACTGATGACAAAAGCCGACCTGGTATCCAAAATGGCGGAAAAGGCCAGCCTGACCAAGGCAGATTCGGAAAAAGCCCTTAATGCTTTTCTGGATTCTGTTCAGGACACATTAGTCAAGGAAGGCAAGCTGACCCTGACCGGGTTCGGGACCTTTGCCGTGGAAGAACGCAAATCCCGCAATGGCCGCAACCCCCGTACCGGAGAAGAGATCAAAATTCCCGCCTGCAAGGTGGTCAAGTTCAGACCCGGCAAGATTCTCAAGGATGCAGTCAAATAAAAAATTTCGACACATTGTAGATAACAGGCTGCCAGCAAGGATTTACTAAAACAACTGCCTGCCATGCAGGATGGTTTTCAGGCTCCACAGAGGATGGCGGGTTCCCACCCTGGCCTGATAAGAGCACAAATCATGCTCAGTTTCGCCTGACTGCTGGGCCTGGGGCAGGCTGTTTAGAATCCTTTAAGAGTCTACAGTGTTTACTTGTAAAGAGAGGGCAAGAAATTGTCCTCTCTTTTTTCTTGCCAAGCAATCCAAACAGATTTATATTGTCTGTTGGTCCTAACAGGTCCGGAGGGTGTCACGCAGATGATCCGGAAGACCAGGGCCTTTTCAAGCTTTTTTTGAAGGAGGTGTTTTTTAAGTGCCTGGAGTTATCTTGGGAGAGAGCGATAATTTTGATTATGCCTTGCGCAAGTTCAAAAAGCAGGTGGAAAAGTCCGGCATTCTTTCGGAATTGAAGAAGCGGCAGCATTACGAAAAGCCCAGTATTCAGAAAAAGAAGAAAGAAGCTGCTGCCAGAAAGCGCCTGATGAAGAAAATGCGCAAGATGCAGATGATGTAGGACTTTAATCCTGGAATCTGCAGATAGTTGAATATGCAGGTCTGACAACATTTTTTTCCGGTATTTGGGATACAAAATTCTCGAAGTATTATTATAGATCCGCCGGGAAAGCTAATGTATTATCCGAGTCAGGCGTCAAGAATCCGCTTTTAGCTGGGTCTTAAAAATATTCAAGACTATCCGGATAGTTAACACTTTATTATTTCAGCCAAATTTCACGCCGGGGCGTGAGCAACCAGCCTCCCTGCATGGCAAATGTGGGGAGGCCTTATCAAATCCTTTCTTATGGAATCCAGGACCAACACCCTGCTGG encodes:
- a CDS encoding HU family DNA-binding protein; this encodes MTKADLVSKMAEKASLTKADSEKALNAFLDSVQDTLVKEGKLTLTGFGTFAVEERKSRNGRNPRTGEEIKIPACKVVKFRPGKILKDAVK
- the rpsU gene encoding 30S ribosomal protein S21, producing MPGVILGESDNFDYALRKFKKQVEKSGILSELKKRQHYEKPSIQKKKKEAAARKRLMKKMRKMQMM